The region CATGATGATGCTAACCGTGCATTGATGGGTGCGAACATGCAACGTCAAGCAGTACCTACATTACGTGCTGATAAGCCGCTTGTTGGTACGGGTATCGAGCGTACACTGGCTGTTGATTCTGGTGTGGTTGTGGTTGCTAAGCGTGGCGGTTATATCGATTATGTCGATGCGAGTCGTATCGTTGTTAAGGTGAATGAATCTGAGCTACGTCCAGGCGAAGCCGGTATTGATATCTATAACCTGACAAAGTACACCCGTTCTAACCAAAACACATGTATTAACCAGCGTCCTTGTTGTGCGATGGGCGATCCAGTGGTGACTGGTGATGTTCTTGCTGATGGTCCATCTACCGATTTAGGTGATTTGGCTCTTGGACAGAACATGCGTATCGCGTTCATGCCTTGGAACGGTTACAACTTCGAAGATTCGATCCTTATCTCTGAGCGCGTTGCTCAAGAAGATCGCTTTACCACTATCCACATTCAGGAGCTTTCTTGTATCGCTCGTGATACTAAGTTGGGCAGTGAAGAAATTACGGCTGATATTCCAAACGTGGGTGAGTCTGCGCTTTCTAAGCTAGATGAATCAGGTATCGTTTATATTGGTGCTGAAGTGAAGGGCGGCGACATTCTGGTTGGTAAAGTGACACCTAAAGGTGAAACGCAACTGACACCAGAAGAGAAACTCCTCCGGGCTATTTTCGGTGAAAAAGCCTCTGACGTTAAAGACAGCTCATTACGCGTACCTAACTCTGTTAAAGGGACTATCATCGACGTACAGGTATTTACCCGTGATGGCGTTGAAAAAGACAAGCGTGCTGTTGAAATCGAAGAGATGCATGTTGGTCAAGCTAAGAAAGATTTGACTGAAGAGTTTCAAATCCTCGAAGAGGGTGTTTATGGCCGTGCACGTAATGTGCTACTCAGTGCAGGCATGGATCAGGCTCAACTTGATACTATTCCACGTTCACGACTACTTGAACAAAGTGTTGATGACGAAGATAAGCAAACTGAGCTAGAGCAACTTGCCGAGCAACATGACGAACTGAGAGCAGATTTCGATAAGAAGTTTGAAGTTAAACGTCGTAAAATTACCCAAGGTGATGATTTAGCCCCTGGCGTACTTAAGATAGTTAAGGTTTACCTTGCTGTTAAACGTACAATTCAGCCTGGTGATAAAATGGCGGGGCGTCATGGTAACAAGGGTGTGATCTCTAAGATTAATCCTGTTGAAGACATGCCTTACGATGAAAATGGTAACCCTATTGACATCGTGTTAAACCCGCTTGGTGTACCATCACGTATGAACATCGGTCAGGTTCTTGAAGTGCACATGGGTGCTGCAGCGAAAGGTATCGGTGATAAAATCACTGCAATGCTTGAAGAGCAGCGTGAATTAGCAGAACTTCGTGGCTACATTAAAAATGTGTATGAGTTAGGTGATGAAGTGCAACAGCGCGTCGACATTAATTCATTTACAGATGATGAAGTTGTTCGTCTTGCTAAAAACCTAAAAGGTGGGATCCCTATTGCGACTCCAGCATTCGATGGCGCCAAAGAGAAAGAAATTAAGGAAATGCTAGCGCTTGCTGGTCTTCCTACTTCTGGACAGCGTAAATTGTTTGATGGCCGTACTGGTGATGAATTTGAGCGTGAAGTAACCGTAGGTTACATGTACATGCTTAAACTTAACCACTTGGTTGACGATAAGATGCATGCTCGTTCTACGGGTTCATACAGTCTTGTTACTCAACAGCCATTAGGCGGTAAAGCGCAGTTTGGTGGTCAGCGTTTTGGTGAGATGGAAGTGTGGGCACTAGAAGCATACGGTGCCGCTTATACGCTTCAAGAAATGCTCACTGTGAAATCTGATGATGTCAACGGTCGTACCAATATGTATAAAAATATTGTCGACGGTAATCACCAGATGCAACCAGGCATGCCAGAGTCTTTCAACGTATTGTTGAAGGAGATCCGTTCACTCGGTATTAATATCGAGTTGGATCAAGACTAAAACTAACTGAGGTTAGTTTGGCAATAAATAGGTGTCCTACAATTGTGGGGCACCCGGTTTAACTCCTTCAGGAGAGAAACGTGAAAGACTTATTAAAGTTTCTGAAACAGCAAAGCAAGACCGAAGAATTTAACGGTATTAAGATCGGACTCGCGTCGCCAGATCTTATCCGTTCTTGGTCATTTGGTGAAGTTAAGAAGCCAGAAACCATTAACTACCGTACCTTTAAACCTGAGCGTGAAGGCTTATTTTGTGCGCGTATTTTTGGTCCAGTAAAAGATTATGAATGTTTATGCGGTAAGTATAAACGTCTTAAGCACCGTGGTGTGATCTGTGAGAAGTGTGGCGTTGAAGTGACACAGACTAAAGTACGCCGTGAGCGTATGGGTCACATCGATCTTGCTAGCCCAGTGGCGCATATCTGGTTTCTAAAATCACTGCCATCTCGTATCGGCTTAATGCTGGATATGACTCTGCGTGACATCGAACGTGTACTTTACTTCGAATCTTTCGTGGTGATAGAGCCTGGCATGACCAGTCTTGAACGTGGTCAGATGTTGACAGAAGAAAGCTATCTGGATGCATTAGAAGAATACGGCGATGAATTTGAAGCTAAGATGGGTGCTGAAGCAGTTTTAGAATTGCTACGTGCTATCGAGCTTGAAAAAGAGATTGAGATGATGCGCGAAGAGTTGCCATCAATTAACTCTGAAACTCGTCGTAAAAAGATCACCAAGCGCCTTAAGCTTATTGAAGCTTTTTTCACTTCAGGCAACAAGCCTGAGTGGATGATCCTTAAAGTGCTACCTGTTCTGCCACCCGATCTACGTCCTCTAGTACCACTCGATGGCGGACGTTTTGCTACCTCTGATCTTAACGACCTTTACCGTCGTGTGATCAACCGTAACAATCGTTTAAAGCGTCTGCTAGATCTTGCCGCTCCTGATATCATCGTACGTAACGAAAAGCGTATGTTGCAAGAGTCTGTCGATGCCTTGCTAGATAACGGTCGTCGTGGACGTGCTATCACAGGTTCTAACAAGCGTCCGCTTAAATCTTTGGCCGATATGATCAAAGGTAAGCAAGGTCGTTTCCGTCAGAACTTGCTCGGTAAGCGTGTGGATTATTCAGGTCGTTCGGTTATTACCGTAGGGCCAACTCTACGCTTACATCAGTGTGGTCTTCCTAAGAAGATGGCACTTGAGCTATTTAAGCCTTTCATCTATGGCAAGCTAGAAGGTCGTGGTTTAGCGACAACGATTAAAGCTGCTAAAAAGATGGTTGAGCGTGAAGTGCCTGAAGTTTGGGATGTGCTCGACGATGTGATCCGCGAACATCCAGTGATGCTTAACCGTGCACCAACATTGCACAGACTAGGTATCCAGGCATTTGAGCCAGTACTTATTGAAGGTAAAGCGATTCAGCTTCATCCATTGGTTTGTGCGGCATACAACGCCGATTTCGATGGTGACCAAATGGCTGTTCACGTGCCGCTAACGCTGGAAGCTCAGCTAGAAGCACGTTCACTCATGATGTCTACCAATAACATCCTTTCACCTGCAAACGGTGAGCCTGTGATCACACCATCACAGGATGTTGTATTGGGTCTTTACTACACCAGCCGTTCGTGTGTTAACGGTAAAGGTGAAGGTATGGCATTTGAGTCTATTGATGAAGTCGAAAAGGCTTATCGTACTAAATTCGCCGCTATCCATGCTCGCGTTAAAGTACGGATCACTGAGACGCAAATTAGTGAAAATGGTGAGCGCACTGAAACTCGTCGTATCGTTGATACTACCGTTGGGCGTGCATTACTTTCGCGTATATTACCGAAAGGCTTATCTTATGATCTAGTTAACCAGAACATGGGTAAAAAGCAGATCTCCAAGCTACTGAACACCTGTTATCGCCAATTAGGTCTTAAAGATACCGTTATCTTTGCTGATCAATTGATGTATGCAGGTTTCCATTATGCGACGGTATCAGGTGCCTCAGTGGGCATTAATGATATGGTTATTCCAGATGAAAAGTACACGCTAGTTCGTGATGCTGAAGCGGAAGTTCTTGAAATTCAAGAGCAGTTCCAATCAGGTCTAGTAACAGCCGGTGAGCGTTACAATAAGGTCATCGATATCTGGGCAAGTGCGAACGAGAAAGTGTCTAAAGCCATGATGGAAAACTTGTCTACAGAGACAGTGATTAATCGTGATGGTGAACCTGAAGAGCAAGAATCGTTTAACAGTATCTATATGATGGCTGACTCGGGTGCTCGTGGTAGTGCTGCACAAATCCGTCAGTTAGCGGGT is a window of Shewanella sp. VB17 DNA encoding:
- the rpoC gene encoding DNA-directed RNA polymerase subunit beta' → MKDLLKFLKQQSKTEEFNGIKIGLASPDLIRSWSFGEVKKPETINYRTFKPEREGLFCARIFGPVKDYECLCGKYKRLKHRGVICEKCGVEVTQTKVRRERMGHIDLASPVAHIWFLKSLPSRIGLMLDMTLRDIERVLYFESFVVIEPGMTSLERGQMLTEESYLDALEEYGDEFEAKMGAEAVLELLRAIELEKEIEMMREELPSINSETRRKKITKRLKLIEAFFTSGNKPEWMILKVLPVLPPDLRPLVPLDGGRFATSDLNDLYRRVINRNNRLKRLLDLAAPDIIVRNEKRMLQESVDALLDNGRRGRAITGSNKRPLKSLADMIKGKQGRFRQNLLGKRVDYSGRSVITVGPTLRLHQCGLPKKMALELFKPFIYGKLEGRGLATTIKAAKKMVEREVPEVWDVLDDVIREHPVMLNRAPTLHRLGIQAFEPVLIEGKAIQLHPLVCAAYNADFDGDQMAVHVPLTLEAQLEARSLMMSTNNILSPANGEPVITPSQDVVLGLYYTSRSCVNGKGEGMAFESIDEVEKAYRTKFAAIHARVKVRITETQISENGERTETRRIVDTTVGRALLSRILPKGLSYDLVNQNMGKKQISKLLNTCYRQLGLKDTVIFADQLMYAGFHYATVSGASVGINDMVIPDEKYTLVRDAEAEVLEIQEQFQSGLVTAGERYNKVIDIWASANEKVSKAMMENLSTETVINRDGEPEEQESFNSIYMMADSGARGSAAQIRQLAGMRGLMAKPDGSIIETPITANFREGLNVSQYFISTHGARKGLADTALKTANSGYLTRRLVDVAQDLVVIEDDCGTFEGLTMKPLIEGGDVVEPLRERVLGRVVALDVFKPGTEEVLVPRNTLLDEAWCDIIEENSIDEMIVRSVISCDTDFGVCAACYGRDLARGHIINQGEAIGVVAAQSIGEPGTQLTMRTFHIGGAASRASADNNVQVKNLGSLKLHNAKHVTNSEGKLVIVSRSSELAIIDELGREKERYRVPYGTVLEKLEDGAVAPGDIIANWDPHTHPIVSEVAGIIKFVDMIDGVTMTRQTDELTGLSSIVVMEVGQRPTAGKEMRPAICLLGSDGNDLMIPGTEVPAQYFLPGNAIVNQDDNASINVGDALARIPQESSKTRDITGGLPRVADLFEARKPKEPAILAEHSGTISFGKETKGKRRLVITPADGGEHYEEMIPKWRNLNVFEGEKVERGEVIADGAEAAHDILRLRGIHKVANYIVNEVQEVYRLQGVKINDKHIEVIIRQMLRKCEITNAGDSDFLAGEQAEVSRVKIANRELVEQGKQPATFSRELLGITKASLATESFISAASFQETTRVLTEAAVGGKKDKLRGLKENVIVGRLIPAGTGYSYHQKRNLAALGKPTEVTPVISASEAEQNLADLLNLAGSAD